Proteins encoded together in one Planctomyces sp. SH-PL14 window:
- a CDS encoding SLC13 family permease translates to MLYRLLALRAALALAIWTGTTFSTTAAHAAEPAPAANAAAATENKGALAAAVDSLMADDIQTQRDAEKTLIAAGPHALEVLPPTAVVTEPTVRTRVERIRNRIELNQLVARLDDPQPEIRTAAEDVLRKRDRKTLAHLPATESLKTPEGRAALERVRVEITTRNTLHLVLTCVVLVGVILGLLQERFGAEVIMLSALLILVAFGVVSLDQALLGFANPAILTIAALFIVGAGLQGTGGMETLSHYLLGRTQSGTPLFRLITPIATMSAFLNNTTIVAFFLPIFISVAKKMRTSPSKLLIPLSYASILGGTCTLIGTSTNLVVDGTLREQGLGGMTMFELSPVGIPVTIIGLAFLITVGQKLLPDRKDLLEYVESHPREYTAELIVRGDCPWVGQTIRAAGLRDLPGLYLYQIERAGELLSPVAPSEKVQANDLLYFSGVIGTIVDVQKIRGLDPVEHHEIEPTSAAGTATEGAAPSDSTPKPAPRTGHQLAEVVISQSSPLVGMSVKAADFRSRYQASIIAVHRSGQKLSEKIGKIVLESGDTLLVDAGADFARRWRNSRDFILVSGLDDSAPIVHHRAWRALAILAFVIIGMSFEPELAAIVAMAAAALSIFSGCVSSREAMRSMDLSVLVLVASALGVSRALDSSGAAEWLAGQLLTIVQPYGPLAILAAIVLLTGLLTELLSNNACAALMGTLAIATARATGLDPRPLLIAVAVTSSYGFATPIGYQTNLMVLNPGGYKFSDYLKIGIPLDLICWILTVILIPCFWSLTLPQ, encoded by the coding sequence ATGCTCTATCGACTGCTGGCCCTCCGCGCCGCCCTGGCGCTGGCCATCTGGACCGGGACGACGTTCTCGACGACCGCAGCCCACGCCGCAGAACCGGCCCCCGCGGCGAATGCGGCCGCAGCGACCGAGAACAAAGGGGCGCTCGCCGCGGCCGTCGACAGCCTGATGGCCGACGACATCCAGACGCAGCGGGACGCGGAAAAGACGCTGATCGCCGCCGGTCCGCACGCCCTGGAAGTCCTCCCCCCGACCGCCGTCGTGACCGAACCGACGGTCCGGACGCGCGTCGAACGAATCCGCAACCGGATCGAACTCAACCAGCTCGTCGCCCGGCTCGACGACCCGCAGCCCGAAATCCGCACCGCCGCGGAAGACGTCCTCCGCAAGCGGGACCGCAAGACCCTCGCGCATCTCCCGGCCACCGAATCGCTCAAGACCCCCGAAGGCCGGGCCGCGCTGGAGCGGGTCCGCGTCGAGATCACAACGCGGAACACGCTGCATCTCGTCCTGACCTGCGTCGTCCTCGTCGGCGTCATCCTCGGCCTGCTCCAGGAACGGTTCGGTGCGGAGGTCATCATGCTCTCCGCGCTCCTGATCCTGGTAGCCTTCGGCGTCGTCTCCCTCGACCAGGCGCTCCTCGGCTTCGCCAACCCCGCGATCCTGACGATCGCGGCCCTGTTCATCGTCGGGGCGGGACTCCAGGGAACGGGCGGGATGGAGACGCTCAGCCACTACCTGCTCGGCCGGACCCAGTCCGGCACCCCGCTGTTCCGACTGATCACGCCCATCGCCACGATGTCGGCGTTCCTCAACAACACGACGATCGTCGCCTTCTTCCTGCCGATCTTCATCAGCGTCGCCAAGAAGATGCGGACCTCCCCGTCCAAGCTCCTCATCCCCCTCTCCTACGCCTCGATCCTCGGCGGGACCTGCACCTTGATCGGCACGAGCACGAACCTCGTCGTCGACGGCACGCTCCGCGAGCAGGGACTCGGCGGGATGACGATGTTCGAACTTTCCCCCGTCGGCATCCCGGTCACGATCATCGGCCTGGCGTTCCTGATTACCGTCGGCCAGAAGCTGCTTCCCGACCGCAAGGACCTCCTCGAGTACGTCGAGTCCCATCCCCGCGAGTACACCGCGGAGCTGATCGTCCGCGGAGACTGCCCGTGGGTCGGCCAGACGATCCGCGCGGCCGGCCTCCGCGACCTCCCCGGCCTCTACCTCTATCAGATCGAACGGGCCGGTGAGCTGCTCTCGCCCGTCGCCCCCAGCGAGAAAGTCCAGGCGAACGACCTTCTCTATTTCTCCGGCGTCATCGGCACGATCGTCGACGTCCAGAAGATCCGCGGCCTCGATCCGGTCGAGCACCACGAGATCGAGCCGACCTCCGCCGCCGGCACCGCGACCGAGGGGGCCGCTCCCTCCGACTCGACACCCAAGCCCGCCCCCCGGACAGGCCATCAGCTCGCCGAAGTGGTCATCTCGCAGAGTTCGCCGCTTGTCGGCATGAGCGTCAAAGCGGCTGACTTCCGGTCCCGCTATCAGGCCTCGATCATCGCCGTCCACCGCAGCGGACAGAAGCTCTCGGAGAAGATCGGCAAGATCGTCCTGGAGTCGGGGGACACGCTCCTCGTCGACGCCGGCGCCGACTTCGCCCGGCGATGGCGGAACTCACGGGACTTCATCCTCGTCTCCGGCCTCGACGACTCCGCTCCCATCGTCCACCACCGCGCCTGGCGGGCCCTCGCGATCCTGGCCTTCGTGATCATCGGGATGTCGTTCGAGCCCGAGCTCGCGGCGATCGTCGCCATGGCCGCCGCGGCCCTCTCGATTTTCAGCGGATGCGTCTCCAGCCGCGAGGCGATGCGATCGATGGACCTCTCGGTCCTGGTCCTCGTCGCCTCGGCCCTCGGAGTGAGCCGCGCCCTCGACTCCAGCGGCGCCGCCGAGTGGCTCGCGGGCCAACTGCTGACAATCGTGCAGCCCTACGGTCCGCTGGCGATCCTGGCCGCGATCGTCCTGCTGACGGGACTGCTGACGGAGCTGCTGAGCAATAACGCCTGTGCCGCCCTGATGGGGACACTCGCCATCGCCACGGCCCGCGCCACGGGACTCGATCCCCGGCCGCTCCTGATCGCAGTCGCGGTCACCTCGTCCTACGGCTTCGCGACGCCGATCGGATACCAGACGAACCTGATGGTCCTGAACCCGGGCGGGTACAAGTTCTCCGACTACCTCAAGATCGGCATCCCGCTGGATCTGATCTGCTGGATTCTGACCGTGATCCTGATCCCGTGCTTCTGGTCGCTCACGCTGCCGCAGTAG
- a CDS encoding RrF2 family transcriptional regulator — protein MRLSRRSDYALRALFALASRYGEGPISIREIATKNDVPKKFLEQIMLELKSQGWVRSIPGRIGGFELAVAPDRLSMGQVVRFFDGILAPIGCVSSSDYEPCSQEPFCRFRRVLLDIRNFTTQLMDKATLASVLRGEPVRREEVFTAGDGI, from the coding sequence ATGCGACTTTCCCGACGTTCCGACTATGCCCTGCGAGCGCTCTTCGCGCTCGCAAGTCGCTACGGGGAAGGTCCCATCTCGATCCGCGAAATCGCGACAAAGAACGACGTCCCCAAGAAGTTCCTCGAGCAGATCATGCTCGAACTCAAAAGCCAGGGCTGGGTCCGCAGCATCCCGGGACGCATCGGCGGCTTCGAACTCGCCGTCGCCCCCGACCGGCTCAGCATGGGACAGGTCGTCCGCTTCTTCGACGGAATCCTGGCCCCCATCGGCTGCGTCTCCTCCAGCGACTATGAGCCCTGCTCGCAGGAGCCGTTCTGCCGCTTCCGCCGCGTCCTCCTCGATATCCGCAACTTCACCACGCAGCTCATGGACAAGGCCACCCTCGCCTCCGTCCTGCGCGGTGAGCCGGTCCGCCGCGAGGAAGTCTTCACCGCCGGGGACGGCATTTAG
- a CDS encoding DUF1080 domain-containing protein, with product MRTVLFASALGLAFAGCAPAPAPAPSDSASPAAKEAAPPAAEKTTPPEAPADPMTAAVAAKPAAAPAPLTPPSTAECIPYVNPLTAEEIEAGWLSLFDGHTLFGWASNQSEVNWSVKDGTITADSGPIGLLNTTVPFADFEFRCEFRTAEGANSGVFLRTTADPKDLKADCYELNIADEQPEGFLTGSIVGWKKTDEPIKGSGDWRKFSVTAEGNRVRVQLDGKEIMDFTDESAARKSGLLGLQKNKGKVEFRNLAVKPLGMEKLFNGKDTAGWTLVPGSKSKFDIVDGAIHCHDGPGFLETEREFGNFVARVDAQTHAADLNSGYFFRAMKGTEKDPSNGYEVQVHNGIENGDPCRASNAGTGAIFRRVSARRVIPKDKEWCTTTLVANGNRMAVWVNGYAVVDWEDTRKPDENPRKGQRTKAGHISLQGHDPTTDVSFRNIQVVELP from the coding sequence ATGCGAACCGTCCTCTTCGCCTCCGCCCTCGGTCTTGCTTTCGCGGGATGTGCGCCGGCCCCCGCCCCCGCTCCCTCGGACAGCGCCTCGCCGGCGGCCAAAGAGGCTGCTCCCCCGGCGGCCGAGAAGACCACTCCCCCAGAAGCCCCGGCCGATCCCATGACGGCGGCCGTCGCCGCCAAGCCCGCCGCGGCGCCTGCGCCGCTGACGCCCCCTTCGACCGCGGAGTGCATCCCCTACGTCAATCCGCTCACCGCCGAAGAGATCGAGGCGGGCTGGCTGAGCCTGTTCGACGGACACACCCTCTTCGGCTGGGCCTCCAACCAGTCGGAAGTGAACTGGTCGGTGAAGGACGGGACGATCACCGCCGACTCCGGGCCGATCGGACTGCTCAATACCACCGTCCCGTTCGCGGACTTCGAATTCCGGTGCGAGTTCCGGACCGCCGAGGGGGCCAACAGCGGTGTCTTCCTGCGGACGACTGCCGATCCGAAGGACCTCAAGGCGGACTGCTACGAACTGAACATTGCCGACGAGCAGCCGGAAGGGTTTCTGACGGGCTCGATCGTCGGCTGGAAGAAGACCGACGAGCCGATCAAGGGCTCGGGGGACTGGCGGAAGTTCTCCGTTACCGCCGAGGGGAACCGCGTTCGGGTGCAGCTCGACGGCAAGGAGATCATGGACTTCACGGACGAGTCCGCCGCGCGGAAGTCGGGGCTGCTGGGGCTGCAGAAGAACAAGGGGAAGGTGGAGTTCCGGAACCTCGCGGTCAAGCCGCTCGGTATGGAGAAGCTGTTCAACGGAAAGGACACGGCGGGGTGGACGCTGGTGCCGGGGAGCAAGTCGAAGTTTGACATCGTCGATGGGGCGATTCATTGCCATGACGGTCCCGGGTTTCTGGAGACGGAGCGGGAGTTCGGGAACTTTGTTGCGCGGGTTGATGCCCAGACGCACGCGGCGGATCTCAACAGCGGGTATTTCTTCCGCGCGATGAAGGGGACGGAGAAGGACCCGTCGAACGGGTATGAGGTGCAGGTCCACAACGGGATTGAGAATGGGGATCCGTGCCGGGCGTCGAATGCGGGGACGGGGGCGATCTTCCGGCGTGTTTCGGCCCGGCGGGTGATTCCGAAGGACAAGGAGTGGTGTACGACGACGCTGGTGGCGAATGGCAACCGGATGGCGGTGTGGGTGAACGGGTATGCGGTGGTGGATTGGGAGGACACGCGGAAGCCGGATGAGAATCCGCGGAAGGGACAGCGGACGAAGGCGGGGCATATCAGTCTGCAGGGTCATGATCCGACGACGGATGTGTCGTTCCGGAATATTCAGGTCGTGGAACTGCCGTAG
- the floA gene encoding flotillin-like protein FloA (flotillin-like protein involved in membrane lipid rafts) has translation MLAQVGNGGGGNGQGPLFWGIVGIVVLALFVFLMVLARYFGLWIQSKMSRAGISLPNLVMMSIRKVNPSVIVRTKIMAVQAGLTEQYPISTQALEAHYLAGGNVQNVIRALVAAHKAGIDMDWQVAQAIDLAGRDVLEAVRTSVYPKVIECPDPRKTAGTLDSVAADGIQLKARARVTVRTNIKQLIGGATEETIVARVGQGIVQAIGSTSSYKLVLENPELISQTVLNQGLEAQTSFEIVSIDIADIDVGDNIGARLQADQAEADMRVAQARAEQRRAEMAAREVEMVAKTQENRAEVVLAEAAIPKAVAEAFRDGSLGLLDYYEIKNLQADTSMRSSIAGVKAEGNSASA, from the coding sequence ATGTTGGCACAAGTCGGAAACGGCGGAGGCGGCAACGGCCAGGGGCCACTCTTCTGGGGCATCGTCGGGATCGTCGTCCTCGCCCTCTTCGTCTTCCTCATGGTCCTGGCCCGCTACTTCGGCCTGTGGATCCAGTCGAAAATGTCCCGGGCGGGAATCTCCCTCCCGAACCTCGTCATGATGTCGATCCGCAAGGTGAACCCGAGCGTGATCGTCCGCACCAAGATCATGGCGGTCCAGGCGGGACTCACCGAGCAATACCCGATCTCCACCCAGGCCCTCGAAGCCCACTACCTCGCGGGCGGCAACGTCCAGAACGTCATCCGGGCCCTCGTCGCCGCCCACAAGGCCGGGATCGACATGGACTGGCAGGTCGCCCAGGCGATCGACCTCGCCGGCCGCGACGTCCTCGAGGCGGTCAGGACGAGCGTGTATCCCAAGGTCATCGAGTGTCCCGATCCGCGGAAGACCGCCGGGACTCTCGACTCCGTCGCCGCCGACGGCATCCAGCTCAAGGCCCGCGCCCGCGTCACCGTGCGGACCAACATCAAGCAGCTCATCGGGGGAGCGACCGAAGAGACGATCGTCGCCCGCGTCGGCCAGGGGATCGTCCAGGCGATCGGCTCGACGAGCTCCTACAAGCTCGTCCTCGAGAACCCGGAACTGATCTCGCAGACGGTGCTGAACCAGGGACTCGAGGCCCAGACCTCCTTCGAGATCGTCTCGATCGATATCGCCGACATCGACGTCGGCGACAACATCGGCGCCCGGCTCCAGGCGGACCAGGCCGAGGCGGACATGCGGGTCGCCCAGGCCCGCGCCGAGCAGCGGCGGGCCGAGATGGCGGCGCGGGAAGTCGAGATGGTCGCCAAGACCCAGGAAAACCGCGCCGAGGTGGTCCTGGCGGAGGCCGCCATTCCCAAGGCGGTCGCCGAGGCGTTCCGGGACGGTTCGCTCGGTCTCCTGGACTACTATGAGATCAAGAACCTCCAGGCAGACACGTCGATGCGGAGCTCGATCGCCGGCGTGAAGGCGGAGGGGAATTCCGCCTCGGCGTAG
- a CDS encoding serine/threonine-protein kinase, whose protein sequence is MSLTVEDLSNSIARLKLLSDAELLQARSAVRTEDAGEFLDYLVRRQMLTDFQADRLKGGEHDILVVGGCKLLYRNASGSFARLYRACSMSDGSMVGIKLLRERWAKDADFVRLFHREGEIGQKLKHPNIVPIYRCGTDRQYHYLAMEFVEGGNLRDFLKIRKKLVPLEACKYALQLASGLEYALRFGFTHRDLKPTNVLMSSTGVVKLIDFGLAADDSLLNRAGTDLQQAVEYSTLEKGSGAPTNDPRSDLFFLGTILYEMLTGQKPYASTKDREERKRFGRYRDIPFVTSIDRHIPPDVATVVDNLLQINPAMRYQTPGLVVAALQKAIVSLGGPAGGADAASSEGGGEGSAARSPTVLIVENRPKQQDMLRDYLSNRGYRVLMLSDVDRAMSRLKNQPPDCLVLVGEVVGDRIVSDFKTAADDLLATKPAVVALLSEKQVGLQDGLSPNSARTQVLVQPVTLRELRRRIQQSLEART, encoded by the coding sequence ATGTCTCTGACTGTCGAAGACCTGTCGAACTCCATCGCCCGCCTGAAGTTGCTCTCGGATGCCGAGCTGCTGCAGGCCCGGTCCGCGGTCCGGACCGAGGACGCCGGTGAGTTCCTCGATTACCTCGTCCGACGCCAGATGCTGACCGACTTCCAGGCGGACCGCCTGAAAGGGGGGGAGCATGACATCCTCGTCGTCGGCGGGTGCAAGCTCTTGTATCGAAATGCGTCGGGCAGTTTCGCGCGGCTGTATCGCGCCTGCTCGATGTCCGACGGGAGCATGGTGGGGATCAAGCTCCTGCGGGAGCGGTGGGCCAAGGACGCCGATTTCGTCCGCCTGTTCCACCGGGAAGGGGAGATCGGCCAGAAGCTGAAGCACCCCAACATCGTCCCGATCTACCGCTGCGGGACGGACCGCCAGTACCACTACCTGGCGATGGAATTTGTGGAAGGGGGGAACCTCCGGGACTTCCTGAAGATCCGCAAGAAGCTGGTGCCGCTGGAAGCCTGCAAGTACGCCCTGCAGCTGGCGAGCGGGCTGGAGTACGCGCTGCGGTTCGGGTTTACGCACCGGGATCTGAAGCCGACGAACGTCCTGATGAGCAGCACGGGGGTGGTGAAGCTCATCGACTTCGGGCTGGCGGCGGACGATTCGCTGCTGAACCGGGCCGGGACCGACCTGCAGCAGGCGGTCGAGTATTCCACGCTGGAGAAGGGGTCGGGAGCGCCGACGAACGATCCGCGGAGCGACCTCTTCTTTCTGGGGACGATCCTGTACGAGATGCTGACGGGACAGAAGCCCTACGCGAGCACGAAGGACCGCGAGGAGCGGAAGCGTTTTGGCCGGTATCGGGACATTCCGTTCGTGACTTCGATCGACCGCCACATTCCGCCGGATGTCGCGACGGTCGTCGACAACCTGCTGCAGATCAATCCGGCGATGCGGTATCAGACGCCGGGGCTGGTGGTGGCGGCGTTGCAGAAGGCGATTGTGTCGTTGGGAGGGCCGGCCGGCGGGGCGGATGCGGCTTCGTCCGAAGGGGGCGGTGAGGGGAGTGCGGCGCGGAGTCCGACGGTGTTGATTGTGGAGAACCGTCCCAAGCAGCAGGACATGCTTCGCGATTATCTGTCGAACCGGGGTTACCGGGTGCTGATGTTGAGTGATGTGGACCGTGCGATGTCGCGGTTGAAGAATCAGCCGCCGGATTGTCTGGTGCTGGTGGGCGAGGTGGTGGGGGACCGGATCGTTTCGGACTTCAAGACGGCGGCGGATGATTTGTTGGCGACGAAGCCGGCGGTGGTGGCGTTGTTGTCGGAGAAGCAGGTGGGGTTGCAGGATGGGTTGTCGCCGAATTCGGCGCGGACGCAGGTGCTGGTGCAGCCGGTGACGTTGCGGGAGTTGCGGCGCCGGATTCAGCAGAGTCTGGAAGCCAGAACCTAG